In a single window of the Rhodamnia argentea isolate NSW1041297 chromosome 2, ASM2092103v1, whole genome shotgun sequence genome:
- the LOC115755662 gene encoding probable serine/threonine-protein kinase abkC isoform X1, with protein sequence MSRFLVFDNIKRVARPLLPYLKTSYSGQMKLATYCKVGHQPYSHRFNYDYNLPLRGYYPSTVFKAKGVSCCFTISNHALVAWKRLSLLYHNNGPALPLISKIAGAVSLALTRSNLISPGVIAFIIGELVWAERAWAEAERILPSRTMYMNAQDGRVYLTSFLFSILEFFVMIVRAIYLAMLFWPCISIAPVADTLGVQFRRRWIQLVHSTLEKAGPAFIKWGQWAATRPDLFARDLCNELAELHTKAPSHSFPYTKKTIEKAFGRKLDEIFELFEEEPLASGSVAQVHRAVLKHRYPGQQMKPMVVAVKVRHPGVGEAIRRDFAIINFVAKLSKFIPALKWMRLDESLQQFAAFMVSQVDLAREAAHLSRFIYNFRKWKDVSFPKPLYPLVHPAVLVETFEPGESVLHYVEELEGHEAIKSALAHIGTHALLKMLLVDNFVHADMHPGNILVRVTGDKLSHRQPFRSRPHVIFLDVGMTAELSKRDRINLLEFFKAVALRDGRSAAEYTLRLSRKQSCPDPRAFIKDVEMSFTYWGSQKANDVHPADCMHQLLEHVRHHRVNIDGNVCTVMVTTLVLEGWQRKLDPEYDVMNTLQTLLFKADWAESLFYTIEGLMAP encoded by the exons ATGTCAAG ATTTTTGGTTTTCGACAATATAAAGAGGGTGGCTCGTCCCCTGCTTCCATACCTGAAGACCAGTTATTCAGGACAGATGAAGCTCGCAACCTACTGTAAGGTTGGTCATCAACCATACTCCCACCGCTTTAACTATGATTATAACCTTCCGTTGAGAGGATATTACCCTTCGACAGTCTTTAAAGCAAAAGGAGTAAGTTGCTGCTTTACCATTTCAAACCATGCTCTTGTTGCTTGGAAGAGGCTCTCTCTGTTATATCATAACAATGGGCCTGCTTTGCCACTAATCAGTAAAATTGCTGGTGCTGTGAGCCTCGCTCTGACACGATCAAACCTAATTTCTCCTGGAGTCATCGCCTTCATAATTGGGGAGCTTGTGTGGGCAGAGCGAGCATGGGCAGAAGCAGAGCGCATTCTGCCGAGCAGAACTATGTATATGAATGCACAAGATGGGCGTGTTTATTTGACTTCATTTCTGTTTTCAATCCTAGAATTTTTTGTTATGATTGTCAGAGCTATCTATCTAGCTATGCTGTTCTGGCCTTGCATATCCATAGCGCCTGTGGCAGATACTCTAGGTGTGCAGTTCAGGAGAAGATGGATTCAGCTAGTTCATTCTACATTAGAGAAGGCTGGCCCTGCATTTATTAAATGGGGTCAGTGGGCTGCAACAAGACCAGATCTTTTTGCAAGAGATCTTTGCAATGAGCTGGCAGAACTCCATACAAAAGCACCATCTCACAGTTTCCCCTACACaaagaaaacaattgaaaaggCATTCGGCCGCAAGCTGGATgagatttttgaattgtttgaggAAGAACCTCTAGCATCTGGAAGTGTAGCACAAGTTCATAGAGCAGTTCTAAAGCACAGATACCCTGGCCAACAGATGAAGCCAATGGTGGTGGCTGTGAAGGTTCGGCATCCCGGTGTTGGTGAGGCAATAAGAAGGGACTTTGCGATAAttaattttgtcgctaaattgtcAAAGTTCATTCCTGCTTTGAAATGGATGAGATTGGATGAGAGCCTACAGCAATTTGCTGCCTTCATGGTGTCCCAAGTCGATCTTGCCAGGGAAGCAGCTCATTTGAGCCGGTTTATCTACAACTTCCGCAAATGGAAGGATGTCTCGTTCCCCAAGCCTCTCTATCCCCTTGTGCACCCTGCTGTTCTAGTGGAAACTTTTGAACCAGGTGAAAGTGTTCTTCACTATGTTGAGGAGCTTGAAGGGCATGAAGCAATTAAAAGTGCCCTTGCGCATATAGGAACACATGCTCTTCTAAAGATGCTTTTG GTCGACAATTTTGTCCATGCGGACATGCATCCAGGGAACATTCTAGTTCGGGTAACTGGTGATAAGTTGTCACACAGGCAACCCTTCAGATCAAGGCCTCATGTCATCTTCCTTGATGTGGGAATGACTGCTGAACTATCCAAAAGAGACCGGATAAATTTGCTAGAATTTTTTAAGGCTGTAGCCCTTCGGGACGGTCGGAGTGCTGCTGAATACACACTGAGATTGTCCAGAAAGCAAAGTTGCCCTGATCCAAGAGCTTTTATAAAG GATGTAGAAATGTCTTTCACTTATTGGGGCTCCCAGAAAGCTAATGATGTTCATCCAGCTGATTGCATGCATCAACTACTTGAGCATGTCAGGCATCATAGAGTCAATATTGATGGCAATGTTTGTACTGTGATGGTAACAACATTGGTTCTGGAG GGATGGCAGCGCAAATTGGATCCAGAATATGATGTTATGAACACTTTGCAAACATTGTTATTCAAAGCTGATTGGGCAGAGTCTCTCTTTTACACCATCGAAGGTCTTATGGCTCCATAG
- the LOC115755662 gene encoding probable serine/threonine-protein kinase abkC isoform X2: MKLATYCKVGHQPYSHRFNYDYNLPLRGYYPSTVFKAKGVSCCFTISNHALVAWKRLSLLYHNNGPALPLISKIAGAVSLALTRSNLISPGVIAFIIGELVWAERAWAEAERILPSRTMYMNAQDGRVYLTSFLFSILEFFVMIVRAIYLAMLFWPCISIAPVADTLGVQFRRRWIQLVHSTLEKAGPAFIKWGQWAATRPDLFARDLCNELAELHTKAPSHSFPYTKKTIEKAFGRKLDEIFELFEEEPLASGSVAQVHRAVLKHRYPGQQMKPMVVAVKVRHPGVGEAIRRDFAIINFVAKLSKFIPALKWMRLDESLQQFAAFMVSQVDLAREAAHLSRFIYNFRKWKDVSFPKPLYPLVHPAVLVETFEPGESVLHYVEELEGHEAIKSALAHIGTHALLKMLLVDNFVHADMHPGNILVRVTGDKLSHRQPFRSRPHVIFLDVGMTAELSKRDRINLLEFFKAVALRDGRSAAEYTLRLSRKQSCPDPRAFIKDVEMSFTYWGSQKANDVHPADCMHQLLEHVRHHRVNIDGNVCTVMVTTLVLEGWQRKLDPEYDVMNTLQTLLFKADWAESLFYTIEGLMAP; encoded by the exons ATGAAGCTCGCAACCTACTGTAAGGTTGGTCATCAACCATACTCCCACCGCTTTAACTATGATTATAACCTTCCGTTGAGAGGATATTACCCTTCGACAGTCTTTAAAGCAAAAGGAGTAAGTTGCTGCTTTACCATTTCAAACCATGCTCTTGTTGCTTGGAAGAGGCTCTCTCTGTTATATCATAACAATGGGCCTGCTTTGCCACTAATCAGTAAAATTGCTGGTGCTGTGAGCCTCGCTCTGACACGATCAAACCTAATTTCTCCTGGAGTCATCGCCTTCATAATTGGGGAGCTTGTGTGGGCAGAGCGAGCATGGGCAGAAGCAGAGCGCATTCTGCCGAGCAGAACTATGTATATGAATGCACAAGATGGGCGTGTTTATTTGACTTCATTTCTGTTTTCAATCCTAGAATTTTTTGTTATGATTGTCAGAGCTATCTATCTAGCTATGCTGTTCTGGCCTTGCATATCCATAGCGCCTGTGGCAGATACTCTAGGTGTGCAGTTCAGGAGAAGATGGATTCAGCTAGTTCATTCTACATTAGAGAAGGCTGGCCCTGCATTTATTAAATGGGGTCAGTGGGCTGCAACAAGACCAGATCTTTTTGCAAGAGATCTTTGCAATGAGCTGGCAGAACTCCATACAAAAGCACCATCTCACAGTTTCCCCTACACaaagaaaacaattgaaaaggCATTCGGCCGCAAGCTGGATgagatttttgaattgtttgaggAAGAACCTCTAGCATCTGGAAGTGTAGCACAAGTTCATAGAGCAGTTCTAAAGCACAGATACCCTGGCCAACAGATGAAGCCAATGGTGGTGGCTGTGAAGGTTCGGCATCCCGGTGTTGGTGAGGCAATAAGAAGGGACTTTGCGATAAttaattttgtcgctaaattgtcAAAGTTCATTCCTGCTTTGAAATGGATGAGATTGGATGAGAGCCTACAGCAATTTGCTGCCTTCATGGTGTCCCAAGTCGATCTTGCCAGGGAAGCAGCTCATTTGAGCCGGTTTATCTACAACTTCCGCAAATGGAAGGATGTCTCGTTCCCCAAGCCTCTCTATCCCCTTGTGCACCCTGCTGTTCTAGTGGAAACTTTTGAACCAGGTGAAAGTGTTCTTCACTATGTTGAGGAGCTTGAAGGGCATGAAGCAATTAAAAGTGCCCTTGCGCATATAGGAACACATGCTCTTCTAAAGATGCTTTTG GTCGACAATTTTGTCCATGCGGACATGCATCCAGGGAACATTCTAGTTCGGGTAACTGGTGATAAGTTGTCACACAGGCAACCCTTCAGATCAAGGCCTCATGTCATCTTCCTTGATGTGGGAATGACTGCTGAACTATCCAAAAGAGACCGGATAAATTTGCTAGAATTTTTTAAGGCTGTAGCCCTTCGGGACGGTCGGAGTGCTGCTGAATACACACTGAGATTGTCCAGAAAGCAAAGTTGCCCTGATCCAAGAGCTTTTATAAAG GATGTAGAAATGTCTTTCACTTATTGGGGCTCCCAGAAAGCTAATGATGTTCATCCAGCTGATTGCATGCATCAACTACTTGAGCATGTCAGGCATCATAGAGTCAATATTGATGGCAATGTTTGTACTGTGATGGTAACAACATTGGTTCTGGAG GGATGGCAGCGCAAATTGGATCCAGAATATGATGTTATGAACACTTTGCAAACATTGTTATTCAAAGCTGATTGGGCAGAGTCTCTCTTTTACACCATCGAAGGTCTTATGGCTCCATAG
- the LOC115755647 gene encoding transcription factor MYB74: MGKSPCCDKNGLKKGPWTAEEDKKLVEYIQKHGHGKWRTLPRNAGLKRCGKSCRLRWTNYLRPDIKRGRFTFEEEEAIIQLHGVLGNKWSAIAAQLPGRTDNEIKNYWNTHIKKRLLKMGIDPVTHAPRLDLLDLSSFLTSSLHAHYCSQFMNAPNALNMNGYAVSPDLLDLATTLCSSSFKSPEAPQNVLEITPQVLEQFQYSLLANQLHNPLNNAHFPNENRPMHSNNAREIPPSNPSNFVSCHQNSIPSYWQADGDIQPQHINIDETSVSLPNHGFDVSCRFNIDHFSSGHLVFQSNDANKVQNFGLGSSSLSSPMSSSLTLNSSSTTSAAYLSGCNKEDRDGHGCHIMPSLYDAAPNSFYVNGIM, from the exons ATGGGAAAGTCTCCGTGTTGCGACAAGAACGGATTGAAGAAGGGCCCGTGGACGGCGGAGGAAGATAAGAAACTGGTCGAGTACATTCAGAAACACGGCCACGGAAAATGGCGGACCCTTCCGAGAAATGCAG GGCTCAAGAGATGTGGAAAGAGTTGCCGCCTGCGGTGGACGAACTACCTGCGGCCCGATATCAAGCGTGGGAGGTTCACGTTCGAGGAGGAAGAGGCCATCATACAGTTGCATGGTGTTTTGGGCAACAA GTGGTCGGCTATCGCGGCTCAATTGCCCGGGAGGACCGACAACGAGATCAAGAACTACTGGAACACCCACATCAAGAAACGGCTGCTTAAGATGGGAATCGACCCTGTGACTCACGCCCCGCGCCTCGATCTTCTCGATCTATCCTCCTTCCTCACCTCATCTCTCCACGCTCATTACTGTTCCCAATTCATGAACGCACCGAACGCTCTCAACATGAATGGCTATGCCGTGAGTCCGGACCTCCTAGACTTGGCGACCACTCTCTGCTCTTCAAGTTTCAAAAGCCCAGAAGCGCCGCAAAACGTCCTAGAAATCACCCCACAAGTTCTAGAGCAGTTCCAATATTCATTGCTAGCAAACCAGCTCCATAACCCACTAAACAATGCTCATTTCCCAAATGAAAACCGGCCCATGCACTCGAATAATGCTAGGGAAATACCCCCATCAAACCCTAGTAATTTCGTTAGTTGCCACCAGAACTCTATTCCAAGCTATTGGCAAGCTGATGGCGATATTCAACCTCAGCACATTAACATTGATGAAACTTCAGTTTCTCTGCCAAACCATGGATTCGACGTTTCCTGTCGTTTCAACATTGACCATTTCTCGTCAGGACACCTTGTTTTTCAATCAAACGACGCCAACAAAGTCCAAAATTTCGGTCTCGGCTCGTCATCTCTTTCGTCGCCTATGTCTAGCTCCCTCACTTTGAATTCATCATCCACGACATCGGCGGCGTACCTCAGTGGCTGCAACAAAGAAGATAGAGACGGTCACGGTTGTCACATTATGCCGTCTCTGTATGATGCTGCTCCGAACAGCTTCTATGTCAACGGAATTATGTAA